The DNA region CTTGTTCACTGTCCCCGGGCCTCCTCCGGCACAGCGTCAGGCTGGTGGTGCAGCAGGGCTGCAAAGAACAAGGGTCTGGTGAGGATCCAGACAAAACTACCAGTGTAGAAAAATACACTTACAGACAGAGACGTGGAACCAGAACAGAGCTTCATACAGGACCCAAAGACCAGAATACTGGCAGGACAAATGCAATCTGTACAAGCattagattcattttgtcttcttttttaaacaatatgttaaggtttcatttttcagaacatttgatctcctgacatgttttgagtgccaactgtcagtcttcctcagaggcatctagtgattgttaggagtcatttttgggCAGAAACTGAAATAACTCATTaggacacatgaaagcgatcagtagatgctttgatgctttccttatgaaagaCCTTATAAGGATATATCATAgtaatcagtagatgcctctgaggaagactgagaGTTGGCAGACAAAACATGTCAGGtgatcaaatttcctgaaaaaaaaattgtccaaataaatgaaaccataacatattaagcATTAGATTAGCCGCTAAGCTAAAACACACCAAGAAAAGCCTGGATATACATCAAAGCATGTACAACACCAATGATGACATATTTCCTGCAAATACAGATTGCATTTGACAACTCACTGAAACAAAGTGAACATAATCTCATTCGTTCTACTCCATTGCTTACAAGTACAATAAACAACAGAGTCAGATATTGGTATTTGTGTGGCCAACTAAACTTTATCACTCAACAAAAACCCATTACTTAAGTCAGTGCTTGGATACAATAAGGGAGTCCTGATTGTATTTGGCGGGGAAGAATGGATATATGAGACCATACCTAAGACTCTATGGCATGGCGCCATGTAAAAGTGCCCGTGTCAGGGGTCAAGTACACTAATGATGTCAGCGTGTCTCCAAGGAGGCATCAGGCATGGGCGGATGCTGCCGCGCTCTCAGGTAACACTTATCCTCTCTGACTCTGTCGTAAGGAAGACAATAAGTCTCTGACCTCCGCGAACACCTCAATCATTGTTCCTGCCAAATTTctgcatgagtgtgtgtgtgtgtgtgtgtgtgtgtgtttgactgcAGCTCTGCATCATTTCTCATGAGAGCTctgtatatatagtgtgtgtccGTTATTAGAAAAAGCATCACAGGATGCCGTGTGCAACTACAATAATAAACAGGCCGCTCACTCGCGTCCTGCACGGAAATTCATTAAATCATAGTGTTTGATTTGGAAACCAACAAATCGTGACTGGGAGCACGGAACTGGCCTCTATTGAagtatgttttttctgtgttcTTTCAAGTCTGTAATGTGAATGtagcaggcacacacacacacacacacacaaaaacgagacagtatatagatatatatatatatttttttttttacataaacaaACATACAGACAAACGTATACAGACAGTAAGAAAActaacacaataacacacacacacacacacatggatgcATGGAGACaaagacacatttttacacattcCCATACATAAAAGGCCCCCAAAGGCATCTGTTCTGGTTGCCGAAAGGAAGTGTCGTCTGAACACAAGTTGAAATAGACAAAACATGCCTCAACTTTCTTGGatttcacacacactctcacaaaCAGGTCACATTAAacaattgttattgttgttcatTTACGTACATTAACAATATCACTGCAACTGTTTGGCCTTTGCAATTAAATTACTTAATCAGCTAAATTATCTAATAATAAATGTCTCATAAAAAACCCTGAttttgaacagtttgtgttttgcTATTTATCACAGAAAAATGTGAATTACAGACAAAATATTCCAAATAAGCTTATGATTATTATGTATTCTTTAAACGTTGTCCTTCCCTCAACATATTTGTTTGATTTAGTTAAAATACATtcttttcataataataatatatatatttttttaaatattttcttaaaTGTTGATCTAGTTCTGATTTAGAGATGCTAGAGAAAGATGACAGAGCGTTAgttgaggttaaaaaaaaaacccaaaaaactcctacgtataataaaaaaatgtgtattaaatacaaattatcTTATTTATAATACATATATtcttaaaaaagtatttatttttcccctcaaaaaaaaaaggtttaatttAGAAAACTGTTCTTTATTATAATTTGCAGCAATATtaggcatatactgtataatcaaaaaatagacacaaaacaaaaaaatagccaATTTCTTTCTTAATTTTGATCCTTCTAGAATTATAACTGATAATTATAAGAGCAATTTTTCTGGTTTAAAGATGCTAGCCAACGCAGGAGTGTTTTGTTATTTAAGGTGAAAACTCTATGGACGCTTGTGTTTTCAATGATGAAAGTTAAGAAGTTTGCTACTTTGTGCTACTTACAGGCCTTTGGGCGGACAGGGATGCCAGCGCCACTGGATGTGTGGAGGAGGGACTCCATGAGACGTGCAGTGAAGAGCGTGTCTGCTGCCTCGTGGCACAATGGGAGAATCCTTTGGTGAAACCACCTTCTCACCTATTTCAGGactcactgtaaaaaaagaggcgacgttaaaaaaaaaccaatcccTATATGTGCAGACTGAAGCTGTGTGTCATCTCTCACCATTGACCACAAGTGTAAGGGTTAGATTTTGAAATAGTCCATGTTCTTGGATTCGTACTAGGACTGTGTACGTCCCAGCATCCTCCTCTGCGACGTCCCGGATAACCAGGGAATTTCCATCCATGTGATATCTGGAGCATTGCTCTGCTGCCATCCTGCCATCCTTCAGCCTGTCAGAGAAACAAGAGGATAGATGTTATAAACTCACATAGACTAGTGCCAACATTTGCTCTTCTACAAGATTCAGAggtgttgcttttatttttaccagATGACTTCGGGGACAGGGAAGGCTCTGAGTTTGGGGGTGATTCTGTATGATTTCTGTCCTGCCTGCACCACCATCAAAGATCCCTTCCTTGGCTTCAGACGGATAAACGGCCGAtctaaacataaaacacaaaaatataaatataaacgtCACAACCTGTCCAGGTCCTTAAAAGCGGAAATATCTAATGAATGGATGAACTGGTGATTGACACTGACCATAGACAGTAACTGCGACTTTCTGCTGTTTGCTTTGATCACCACTGGTGACGCGACACGTGTAAAGGCCTCGATCTGAGCGCTGCAGTTTTGGGATGGTCAGAATGTTGAAGAACAACATGTGTGTTTGGTGTCTTTGAAGCCATTTGGAGGTGGAGCCGACATTGTTGGTCTGATGGtcggaaaagaagaaaaaacagaatcagaaatcagaaatctgattaatttaagattttttttttccttatacaGTAGGTCAATGTATGAACTCATAACGtttcttgtgattttgtttGAGGAATCATGAAGGTCTGACCTTTCTGGGGTAATCCCAGGTGATGTTGACTCTGGTGTTGAACTCTGCGGTTGCTGTGCAGTTTAACACCAGTCTCTCTCCTTTCAGAGCCTGCACAGGCCCGCTGCTGTTCAGATACACGTCTGTGATGTTACtcactgaggaaaaaaaaagaaacttcacTTTAAACCAGAGTCATGAACATTAACTGATCATCACTATGTAAAGCATGCCATGTGTGCTGACCTGGCCTGTGTACAAAGTAAATGCGTGAGTTGCGTTTGACCCCGTCCACCACAGTCTGGCAGTAGAAGAGGCCGATGTAATAGAAGGTGGGAGTTCGAACAGTGAAGCCTAGCTTTGTGTTCCACAGAATGTTCCTCTGGTCTGGACTCAAGCTGAGACTGGGAAACTGTGGAGAGAACATGGAGGAAATCATGACATCTGTCAATGCAGCACAAGTACGAGGAAACAACACACTTTGGACAACTGAAGCAAGTATAGGATCTCATGGAGATGTGAAAACTAGCTACAAGTTACAGTATTCTATCATAAATAGGGTTcatgattaattaaaaacaagaatTTGGTTGGATTGAGCTCAAGTTAAGAATAGTTTCTGATGTGTTTGGTTTGCCACCACCACACCATAACACTTGTATAACATCATAAAAAGCTGCATCAGGGATGGAGAGCATTGGGTGAGCCTTAAGGATTATATGAATGAGATTATTATACTGTACAATGTAAAAAAGGGAGAGAAGAGGGAAGGTTAGTGATGTTCATCTGGAGGAATGAGGTTTGAAA from Gouania willdenowi chromosome 20, fGouWil2.1, whole genome shotgun sequence includes:
- the flt1 gene encoding vascular endothelial growth factor receptor 1 isoform X2, with product MTNLLLIGIICGFCGVFAKDKDQKGRFSVPILDVKAQQLILSVNQTLLLNCRGRWELTWSFPADVTVDQLEVEESRCGRTKQQFCSRLTLIHSQTQHTGTFRCRYTRGRQKKTSIYVYVTDRQQPFVEHPDMKPGVLYMKEKQPLVVPCRVTHPNITATLVKFPSLSLSPDQRNILWNTKLGFTVRTPTFYYIGLFYCQTVVDGVKRNSRIYFVHRPVSNITDVYLNSSGPVQALKGERLVLNCTATAEFNTRVNITWDYPRKTNNVGSTSKWLQRHQTHMLFFNILTIPKLQRSDRGLYTCRVTSGDQSKQQKVAVTVYDRPFIRLKPRKGSLMVVQAGQKSYRITPKLRAFPVPEVIWLKDGRMAAEQCSRYHMDGNSLVIRDVAEEDAGTYTVLVRIQEHGLFQNLTLTLVVNVSPEIGEKVVSPKDSPIVPRGSRHALHCTSHGVPPPHIQWRWHPCPPKGL
- the flt1 gene encoding vascular endothelial growth factor receptor 1 isoform X1, producing the protein MTNLLLIGIICGFCGVFAKDKDQKGRFSVPILDVKAQQLILSVNQTLLLNCRGRWELTWSFPADVTVDQLEVEESRCGRTKQQFCSRLTLIHSQTQHTGTFRCRYTRGRQKKTSIYVYVTDRQQPFVEHPDMKPGVLYMKEKQPLVVPCRVTHPNITATLVKFPSLSLSPDQRNILWNTKLGFTVRTPTFYYIGLFYCQTVVDGVKRNSRIYFVHRPVSNITDVYLNSSGPVQALKGERLVLNCTATAEFNTRVNITWDYPRKTNNVGSTSKWLQRHQTHMLFFNILTIPKLQRSDRGLYTCRVTSGDQSKQQKVAVTVYDRPFIRLKPRKGSLMVVQAGQKSYRITPKLRAFPVPEVIWLKDGRMAAEQCSRYHMDGNSLVIRDVAEEDAGTYTVLVRIQEHGLFQNLTLTLVVNVSPEIGEKVVSPKDSPIVPRGSRHALHCTSHGVPPPHIQWRWHPCPPKGLPAAPPA